A region from the Variovorax paradoxus genome encodes:
- the coq7 gene encoding 2-polyprenyl-3-methyl-6-methoxy-1,4-benzoquinone monooxygenase translates to MTFTLDPVLTAADAALRTLFARPHATRSTPAPVQPPGDMTNSERREAGALMRVNHVGEVCAQALYTAQAAVARDPVLRARLLEASHEETDHLAWTRQRLDELGARPSVLNPLWYAGAFSLGLVAGRLGDPLSLGFVAETERQVEAHLESHLGRLPPADSASRAVVEQMKIDEARHAAQAIGAGAAELPAPAKALMRFASRVMTTVAHRI, encoded by the coding sequence ATGACTTTCACGCTCGACCCCGTTCTGACTGCGGCTGATGCGGCATTGCGCACTCTTTTTGCCCGGCCCCATGCAACGCGGTCCACGCCTGCGCCCGTCCAGCCGCCGGGCGACATGACCAATTCGGAGCGGCGCGAGGCCGGCGCACTGATGCGGGTGAACCACGTGGGCGAGGTGTGCGCGCAGGCGCTCTACACCGCCCAGGCCGCGGTGGCACGCGACCCGGTCCTCCGCGCCCGCTTGCTCGAAGCCTCTCACGAAGAAACCGATCACCTGGCCTGGACGCGCCAGCGGCTGGACGAGCTCGGCGCTCGGCCCTCGGTTCTGAACCCGCTCTGGTATGCGGGCGCCTTCAGCCTGGGCCTGGTGGCCGGACGCCTGGGCGATCCGCTGAGCCTCGGGTTCGTTGCAGAAACCGAACGCCAGGTGGAAGCGCACCTGGAGAGCCATCTGGGTCGCCTGCCGCCCGCCGACAGCGCATCGAGGGCGGTGGTCGAGCAGATGAAGATCGATGAGGCACGGCACGCCGCACAGGCCATCGGTGCCGGCGCGGCGGAATTGCCGGCCCCTGCCAAGGCCCTGATGCGGTTCGCCTCCCGCGTGATGACCACGGTGGCGCACCGGATCTGA
- a CDS encoding M20 aminoacylase family protein yields the protein MTVAAAPRLQASGRAFAHIASFYPEITAFRRDLHAHPELGFEEVYTAGRVREALRACGVDEIHDGIGRTGVVGVIRGRSTASGRMIGLRADMDALPMREDNDFGWRSANDGLMHGCGHDGHTAMLVGAARYLAETRSFDGTAVLIFQPGEEGFAGARVMIEDGLFERFPVESVYAMHNWPAMPAGTVGINRGAMMAAADRVTIEIKGKGGHGAHAYQTIDPVVVAAHIITAAQTIVSRSVRPIDAAVVSICAVQAGDLGAMSVIPGEATLVGTVRTFSARVQAQVEQRLTELCTAIAAGFGATATIKYERIYPATINTAPEAMFAADVAESLVGASNVDRSMEPSMGAEDFSFMLQKKAGAYLRIGQDAKCGAFLHNSRYDFNDEILPLGAALHAGLIEQGMPLAATRSEQPLKDAATATP from the coding sequence ATGACGGTTGCCGCAGCACCGCGACTGCAAGCCTCGGGACGGGCGTTTGCGCACATCGCGAGCTTCTATCCGGAGATCACGGCCTTTCGCCGCGACCTGCATGCCCACCCCGAGCTCGGCTTCGAAGAGGTCTACACGGCCGGCCGCGTGCGCGAGGCGCTGCGTGCCTGCGGCGTGGACGAGATCCACGACGGCATCGGCAGGACCGGCGTGGTGGGCGTCATCCGCGGCCGGTCCACGGCGAGCGGGCGGATGATCGGCCTGCGCGCAGACATGGACGCGCTGCCCATGCGCGAAGACAACGACTTCGGCTGGCGCTCCGCCAACGACGGCCTGATGCACGGCTGCGGACACGACGGGCACACGGCCATGCTGGTCGGCGCGGCGCGCTACCTGGCCGAAACCCGCAGCTTCGACGGCACCGCGGTGCTGATCTTCCAGCCCGGCGAAGAGGGCTTTGCCGGCGCGCGCGTGATGATCGAGGACGGCCTGTTCGAGCGCTTTCCGGTCGAGTCGGTCTATGCGATGCACAACTGGCCCGCCATGCCCGCCGGCACCGTGGGCATCAACCGCGGCGCCATGATGGCCGCGGCCGACCGCGTGACGATCGAGATCAAGGGCAAGGGCGGCCATGGCGCGCATGCCTACCAGACCATCGACCCCGTGGTGGTGGCCGCGCACATCATCACCGCCGCGCAAACCATCGTGTCGCGCAGCGTGCGGCCCATCGACGCGGCGGTCGTCAGCATCTGCGCGGTGCAGGCCGGCGACCTGGGTGCGATGAGCGTGATCCCGGGCGAGGCCACGCTGGTGGGCACCGTGCGCACCTTCAGCGCACGCGTGCAGGCGCAGGTCGAGCAGCGCCTGACCGAACTGTGCACGGCCATCGCCGCCGGCTTTGGCGCGACCGCCACGATCAAATACGAGCGCATCTACCCGGCCACCATCAACACCGCGCCCGAGGCGATGTTCGCGGCCGACGTGGCCGAGTCGCTGGTGGGTGCTTCCAACGTCGACCGCAGCATGGAGCCCAGCATGGGCGCCGAAGACTTCTCCTTCATGCTGCAGAAAAAGGCCGGCGCCTACCTGCGCATTGGCCAGGACGCCAAGTGCGGCGCCTTCCTGCACAACAGCCGCTACGACTTCAACGACGAGATCCTGCCGCTCGGCGCCGCATTGCATGCGGGGCTGATCGAGCAGGGCATGCCGCTGGCTGCTACCCGCAGCGAGCAGCCCCTGAAAGACGCCGCTACCGCGACGCCTTGA
- a CDS encoding ABC transporter permease has translation MIAFVLRRLIQAVIVMIAVAFIAFLLFQYVGDPVVFLLGQDAKPEQIRELRAALGLDQPFFVQFWHFLVNAAQGEFGLSLRQGAKVSRLIGERFPATLELALVAAVLALFIGIPMGVYTALRRGTFLSQVFMTVSLLGVSLPTFLIGILLILVFAVLLGWFPSFGRGETVQFGWWSSGLFRADGWHHIVLPAVTLAIFQLTLIMRLVRAEMLEVLRTDYIKFARARGLTNRAIHFGHALKNTLVPVMTITGLQLGGLIAFAIITESVFQWPGMGLLFIQAVTFADVPVMAAYLCLIALIFVVINLVVDLLYFVVDPRLRVGKAGGH, from the coding sequence ATGATTGCTTTCGTCCTGCGCCGCCTGATCCAGGCCGTGATCGTCATGATCGCGGTCGCGTTCATCGCCTTTCTTCTCTTCCAATATGTGGGCGACCCCGTCGTCTTTCTGTTGGGCCAGGATGCCAAGCCCGAGCAGATCCGCGAGCTGCGCGCCGCATTGGGGCTCGACCAGCCCTTCTTCGTGCAGTTCTGGCACTTTCTCGTCAATGCAGCCCAGGGCGAATTCGGCCTGAGCCTGCGCCAGGGCGCGAAAGTCTCGCGCCTCATCGGCGAGCGCTTTCCGGCCACGCTCGAACTCGCGCTCGTGGCGGCCGTGCTGGCCTTGTTCATCGGCATTCCGATGGGCGTGTACACCGCGCTGCGCCGCGGCACTTTCCTGAGCCAGGTGTTCATGACCGTGTCGCTGCTCGGGGTGTCGCTTCCCACCTTCCTGATCGGCATCCTGCTGATCCTGGTGTTTGCAGTGCTGCTGGGCTGGTTTCCGAGTTTCGGGCGCGGCGAGACCGTGCAGTTCGGCTGGTGGAGCAGCGGCCTGTTCCGGGCCGACGGATGGCATCACATCGTCCTGCCGGCCGTGACGCTCGCGATCTTCCAGCTGACCCTGATCATGCGGCTGGTGCGCGCAGAGATGCTCGAGGTCCTGCGCACCGACTACATCAAGTTTGCGCGCGCCCGCGGCCTGACGAACCGCGCCATCCATTTCGGCCATGCACTCAAGAACACGCTGGTGCCGGTGATGACCATCACGGGCCTGCAGCTTGGCGGCCTCATCGCCTTTGCCATCATCACCGAGTCGGTGTTCCAGTGGCCCGGCATGGGGCTCTTGTTCATCCAGGCCGTGACCTTTGCCGACGTTCCGGTGATGGCGGCCTACCTGTGCCTCATCGCCCTGATCTTCGTGGTGATCAACCTGGTGGTCGACCTGCTCTATTTCGTGGTCGATCCGCGGCTGCGCGTCGGCAAGGCGGGAGGACATTGA
- a CDS encoding OsmC family protein — protein MECTVSWTGDAGTRSAMGFVAETGSGHVLMMDGAPDAAKPENGGQNLAARPMETVLAGTGGCTAYDVVLILKRGRHRVERCSVKLTSERAEKDPKVFTKIHMHFTVAGKGIPAAAVERAIAMSHDTYCSASVMLAKTAEITTSFDLIET, from the coding sequence ATGGAATGCACAGTAAGTTGGACCGGCGACGCCGGAACGCGCTCGGCCATGGGTTTTGTGGCCGAAACCGGCAGCGGCCATGTCTTGATGATGGACGGTGCGCCGGATGCCGCGAAACCCGAGAACGGCGGCCAGAACCTGGCGGCCAGGCCCATGGAAACCGTGCTCGCGGGCACAGGGGGCTGCACCGCCTACGACGTGGTGCTGATATTGAAGCGCGGCCGCCACCGCGTCGAGCGCTGCAGCGTCAAGCTCACCAGCGAACGCGCGGAAAAAGACCCCAAGGTCTTCACCAAGATCCATATGCATTTCACCGTGGCGGGCAAGGGCATTCCTGCCGCCGCCGTCGAGCGCGCGATTGCCATGAGCCACGACACCTACTGCTCGGCCAGCGTCATGCTCGCGAAGACCGCCGAGATCACCACCAGCTTCGATCTGATCGAAACCTGA
- a CDS encoding porin — protein MKKSLVALAALAVAGVASAQSSVTLFGVVDASISGYSSTSRDLNGATLLNPFYLNQGSVKVSRRELANSGYNSSRLGFRGTEDLGGGLAASFWLEAPIKNDDGSEGVATFARRSTVSLSGGFGEVRLGRDYTPTFWNDTVFDPFGTNGVGTNLISSASGTFGAFGTPTAAVGSFTNIGANNSTRASNSIGYFLPPNLGGFYGQLMYAFSEKTKYDPGLATPATANASRQGRYVGGRFGYANGPLDVAIAYGSSTVGDQYYVGTTTKVNTLNLGASYDFGPVKLFGEVSKAKNKMDFEVEPFAGGRPDIDLTGYLLGVTVPVGAGLIRASYSHVKYDNNAPVVLFAPEVADPKANKLALGYVHNLSKRTALYATIARVSNKNGAALTVGGPAFISNGVFTPKTSTGYDFGIRHAF, from the coding sequence ATGAAAAAATCTCTAGTTGCTCTGGCTGCCCTGGCTGTTGCCGGTGTTGCCTCGGCTCAGTCGTCCGTCACGCTGTTCGGCGTGGTCGACGCGTCGATCAGCGGCTATTCGAGCACCTCGCGTGACCTGAACGGTGCCACGCTCCTGAACCCGTTCTACCTGAACCAAGGCAGCGTCAAGGTCAGCCGTCGTGAACTGGCTAACTCGGGCTACAACTCCAGCCGTCTGGGCTTCCGTGGTACGGAAGACCTCGGTGGTGGCCTGGCAGCCAGCTTCTGGCTCGAAGCCCCGATCAAGAACGACGACGGCTCGGAAGGTGTTGCCACCTTCGCTCGCCGCTCGACCGTGAGCCTGTCGGGTGGTTTCGGTGAAGTCCGCCTCGGCCGTGACTACACCCCCACGTTCTGGAACGACACCGTGTTCGATCCGTTCGGCACCAACGGCGTTGGCACCAATCTGATTTCGAGCGCCAGCGGCACGTTCGGCGCTTTCGGTACCCCTACCGCTGCTGTCGGCTCGTTCACCAACATTGGTGCCAACAACTCCACCCGCGCCAGCAACTCGATCGGCTACTTCCTGCCGCCGAACCTGGGTGGTTTCTACGGTCAGCTGATGTACGCCTTCAGCGAAAAGACCAAGTACGATCCGGGCCTCGCCACGCCTGCCACCGCAAACGCTTCGCGCCAAGGCCGTTACGTTGGTGGTCGCTTCGGCTACGCCAACGGTCCTCTGGACGTTGCAATCGCTTACGGCAGCAGCACGGTTGGCGATCAGTACTACGTCGGCACGACCACCAAGGTCAACACGCTGAACCTCGGCGCTTCGTATGACTTCGGTCCCGTGAAGCTCTTCGGTGAAGTGTCGAAGGCCAAGAACAAGATGGACTTCGAAGTCGAACCGTTCGCTGGCGGCCGTCCTGACATCGACCTCACCGGCTACCTGCTCGGCGTGACCGTGCCGGTCGGTGCTGGCCTGATCCGCGCTTCGTACTCGCACGTCAAGTATGACAACAACGCTCCTGTGGTGTTGTTCGCACCTGAAGTTGCTGACCCCAAGGCCAACAAGCTGGCTCTGGGCTACGTGCACAACCTGTCGAAGCGCACGGCTCTGTACGCAACGATCGCTCGCGTGAGCAACAAGAACGGTGCAGCCCTGACCGTTGGCGGCCCGGCCTTCATCAGCAACGGCGTCTTCACCCCGAAGACCTCGACCGGCTACGACTTCGGTATCCGTCACGCTTTCTGA